A stretch of Bacteroidales bacterium DNA encodes these proteins:
- a CDS encoding ribonuclease H family protein, with protein MAKKGSKFYVVWIGLNPGIYRSWDECQAQISGFEGARFKSFATEIEAVEAFRGNMWSYLGKNLGGPTMSFDEIEKSREGIIWESISVDAACSGNPGVMEYQGVYTKNGKRIFHGGPFEEGTNNIGEFLALVHALALLKEKGKVIPVYTDSETARAWVKNKHAKTKLEQTSGNAKLFELIQRAEKWLKTNLWETPVLKWNTEKWGEIPADFGRK; from the coding sequence ATGGCTAAAAAAGGAAGCAAGTTTTATGTTGTTTGGATTGGTCTTAATCCTGGTATTTACCGGAGTTGGGACGAATGTCAGGCACAGATCAGCGGATTTGAGGGTGCAAGATTCAAGTCATTTGCAACTGAAATTGAAGCTGTTGAGGCTTTCAGGGGGAATATGTGGAGCTATCTTGGGAAGAATTTGGGAGGTCCCACGATGAGTTTTGATGAAATAGAAAAAAGCCGCGAAGGAATTATCTGGGAAAGCATCTCTGTGGATGCAGCCTGCAGCGGAAACCCCGGTGTGATGGAGTACCAGGGTGTTTACACAAAAAACGGAAAACGAATCTTTCATGGTGGTCCTTTTGAGGAGGGAACCAACAACATCGGCGAGTTTCTGGCACTTGTGCATGCTTTGGCATTACTCAAAGAGAAAGGAAAAGTGATACCTGTTTACACTGATTCGGAAACTGCAAGGGCATGGGTTAAAAACAAACATGCCAAAACTAAACTCGAACAAACTTCGGGTAACGCAAAACTTTTTGAGCTGATTCAACGCGCCGAGAAATGGCTTAAAACCAACCTTTGGGAAACACCCGTTCTCAAATGGAACACTGAAAAGTGGGGAGAAATTCCGGCTGATTTTGGCAGAAAATAG
- a CDS encoding ABC transporter permease: MFLLLKLIRESYLFAFNAIVVNKVRTLLSLLGITIGIFSVISVLSVFDSLERSIRSSLDDLGSNVLFIQKWPWMMGGGDYPWWKYMNRPEATVAEMEEIQHRSNATDAAAFMFDIQRSVSFRSNTYEDVNIIAISHDHDKVMPVDIQEGRYFTRLESQGGRNVAIIGAKIAEELFPGVDPLGQTIKIGGNRANVIGILKLQGEGAFGNSNDEQVMIPVNFARNFVNTRNIGTTIVVKAKSGVSNTQLMDEMTGIMRSLRKLKPGEESNFALNEVSVINQGLQAFFSGLAVIGWIIGGFSLLVGGFGIANIMFVSVRERTNIIGIQKAIGAKNYFILLQFLFEAVFLSLLGGIIGLILIFIGMLLFQDAMSFPLILSQKNILLGLVISTFIGLISGFVPAWVAARLDPVEAIRFGY, encoded by the coding sequence ATGTTTTTACTTTTAAAACTTATCAGAGAGAGTTATCTTTTTGCCTTCAACGCCATTGTGGTCAACAAGGTGCGGACGCTTCTATCATTATTAGGGATTACTATTGGTATTTTTTCAGTAATCTCGGTACTTTCTGTTTTCGATTCTCTCGAGCGAAGCATTCGCAGCAGTCTTGACGATTTGGGGTCCAATGTATTATTTATTCAGAAATGGCCCTGGATGATGGGAGGAGGGGATTATCCCTGGTGGAAGTACATGAACCGCCCTGAGGCTACCGTTGCTGAAATGGAAGAAATCCAGCATCGCAGTAATGCTACTGATGCAGCTGCTTTTATGTTCGATATTCAGCGGTCAGTGAGTTTTCGCAGTAATACTTATGAGGATGTTAACATCATTGCCATATCGCATGACCACGATAAAGTGATGCCGGTTGATATTCAGGAGGGGCGTTATTTTACGAGGCTGGAGTCACAAGGTGGGCGCAATGTGGCTATTATTGGCGCTAAAATAGCAGAAGAACTTTTTCCAGGTGTTGATCCGCTTGGTCAGACCATCAAAATAGGTGGCAACAGAGCTAATGTCATTGGAATTTTAAAGTTGCAGGGCGAAGGCGCTTTTGGTAATTCAAACGATGAGCAGGTTATGATACCTGTAAATTTTGCGAGGAATTTTGTGAACACCCGCAATATTGGAACAACCATCGTCGTCAAAGCCAAATCAGGTGTGTCCAACACGCAACTGATGGATGAAATGACAGGGATTATGCGTTCGTTGCGCAAGCTAAAACCCGGAGAAGAAAGTAATTTTGCACTAAATGAAGTGAGCGTAATCAATCAGGGACTGCAGGCATTCTTCAGTGGGCTGGCTGTTATTGGCTGGATCATCGGGGGATTCTCCCTTTTAGTCGGGGGGTTTGGAATTGCCAATATCATGTTTGTTTCGGTTCGTGAAAGGACGAATATCATTGGGATACAAAAAGCCATCGGCGCCAAAAATTATTTCATCCTGCTACAGTTCCTGTTCGAAGCAGTGTTCCTTTCACTTCTTGGCGGGATCATTGGGTTAATCCTTATTTTTATCGGAATGTTGTTATTTCAGGATGCTATGTCGTTTCCGCTAATTCTTTCACAAAAAAACATTTTGTTGGGGCTTGTAATCTCCACTTTTATTGGATTGATTTCCGGATTTGTTCCAGCCTGGGTTGCCGCCCGCCTCGATCCTGTTGAAGCCATCCGGTTTGGATATTGA